The following coding sequences lie in one Rutidosis leptorrhynchoides isolate AG116_Rl617_1_P2 chromosome 6, CSIRO_AGI_Rlap_v1, whole genome shotgun sequence genomic window:
- the LOC139852493 gene encoding probable glycerol-3-phosphate dehydrogenase [NAD(+)] 1, cytosolic, which translates to MVGNIEVMMPNVYSNGAIAVNNGLEEKLDEFRRVLGKSDGDLLKIVGVGAGAWGSVFAALLQDSYGRFRDKVQIRIWRRGGRSVDRATAEHLFEVINSREDVLRRLIRRCAYLKYVEARLGDRILYADEILKDGFCLNMVDTPLCPMKVVTNLQEAVWDADIVVNGLPSTETREVFEEIRNYWKERITPPIIISLSKGIEAALDPVPHIITPTQMISRATGVPKENILYLGGPNIASEIYNKEYANARICGAEKWRIPLAKFLRQPHFIVWDNSDLITHEVMGGLKNVYAIGAGMVASLTKESATSKSVYFAHCTSEMIFITHLLTEEPEKLAGPLLADTYVTLLKGRNSWYGQMIAKGELSLDMGDSISGKGMIQGVSAVGAFFELLSQSSLSVLHPNEKKSVAPVELCPILKTLYKILIKREKDPRAILEALRDETLNDPRERIEIAQSHAFYKPSLLGQP; encoded by the exons ATGGTTGGAAACATTGAGGTGATGATGCCAAATGTGTATTCAAATGGGGCGATTGCGGTTAATAACGGTTTAGAAGAGAAATTGGACGAATTTCGACGTGTTCTTGGAAAATCAGATGGGGATTTACTAAAAATTGTTGGAGTTGGTGCGGGTGCGTGGGGCAGTGTTTTTGCAGCATTGCTTCAAGATTCTTACGGTCGGTTTCGCGATAAGGTTCAAATTAGGATATGGAGAAGGGGTGGTAGATCAGTTGATAGAGCCACTGCTGAACACTTATTCGAAGTGATAAATTCAAGAGAAGATGTGTTAAGAAGATTAATTAGACGATGCGCGTATTTGAAGTATGTGGAAGCAAGATTAGGTGATAGGATTCTTTATGCTGACGAGATTTTGAAAGACGGGTTTTGTTTGAATATGGTTGATACACCACTTTGTCCCATGAAAGTTGTGACTAATTTACAAGAAGCGGTTTGGGATGCTGATATTGTTGTAAATGGGTTGCCGTCGACTGAAACCCGAGAGGTTTTTGAAGAAATAAGGAATTATTGGAAGGAGAGAATTACGCCACCGATTATTATATCGTTGTCGAAGGGTATAGAAGCTGCTTTAGATCCGGTTCCTCATATAATTACTCCTACACAAATGATTAGTCGGGCAA CTGGAGTTCCGAAGGAAAACATTCTGTACCTTGGTGGGCCCAATATTGCTTCTGAGATTTACAACAAGGAGTATGCGAATGCTCGAATATGTGGGGCCGAAAAATGGAGGATACCACTTGCAAAGTTTCTTAGACAACCCCATTTCATTGTATGGGACAATAGTGACCTCATCACACATGAAGTCATGGGCGGATTAAAAAACGTTTACGCAATTGGAGCCG GAATGGTAGCGTCTCTTACTAAAGAAAGTGCTACAAGCAAGTCGGTGTATTTTGCACACTGCACATCAGAAATGATATTTATCACGCATTTATTGACTGAAGAACCCGAGAAGCTTGCGGGCCCGTTGCTTGCAGATACGTATGTGACACTTTTGAAAGGGCGTAATTCGTGGTATGGGCAAATGATTGCTAAGGGAGAATTGAGCCTCGATATGGGTGACAGCATCAGTGGTAAAGGGATGATCCAG GGAGTGTCTGCAGTTGGAGCATTTTTCGAGCTTTTGAGCCAATCGAGCTTGAGTGTATTGCATCCAAATGAAAAAAAGTCTGTTGCACCAGTTGAGTTGTGccccattttaaagacattatacaAAATACTCATAAAGAG GGAAAAGGATCCACGGGCGATTCTTGAGGCACTTCGAGATGAGACATTGAACGATCCACGTGAACGAATCGAGATTGCTCAGAGCCATGCCTTTTACAAGCCTTCGCTTCTAGGCCAGCCTTGA